From the genome of Solibacillus sp. FSL H8-0538:
GAGCGCGGGTCTAACTGATGTACGAATGAGTTCCCCGGTATGTACCGACCAAAAATCATTTTCTCCATCATTGTACGTCACGCCCCTTTCGGATCATGCGTCCAATTTCTTCGGCAAGCTCTTCCTCTGTTAAACAAATTTTCGGAAGTTGTGTATTCATGAGCTTCTCTATTTTACGCTGGAAACGAACGATACGCGGTGGCTCTAAGCGGAATTTTGCAAGTGACTCTGTGTCTGCAAAAATTTCATGCGACCCACCTGTTAGCACACATTTACCTTCGTACATAATCGCAATATGGTCTGCATAACGTGCCGCATCTTCCATACTATGTGTAACAAGGATTGTTGTTAGTCCTTGCTCCTTATGCAATTTATAAAACATATCCATAATTTCTTGTTGCCCGCGTGGATCAAGTCCGGCTGTTGGCTCATCTAATACGATTACTTCAGGCTCCATTGCAAGTACCCCCGCAATTGCTACGCGGCGCATTTGCCCTCCTGATAAATCAAATGGTGATTTCTCTAGTACCGAATCCGGTAAGCCAACGAGTCCAATAAGCTCACGCGCACGGCGCTCAGCTTCTTCAGCTGTCACTCCAAAATTCATTGGGCCAAACATAATATCCTTTAATACGGTTTCTTCAAATAGCTGATGCTCAGGAAATTGGAATACAATGCCAACCTTTTGACGAACTGGCTTTAACTCCTTTGCCTTCTTGCCAGCCTCAATGACACGGTCACCAATATGCACCGTTCCTGATGAAGGTTTCAGTAGCCCGTTAAAATGCTGAAGGATGGTTGATTTACCTGAGCCCGTATGACCGATAATTGCTTGGTATGCTTGATGCGGGATAGCCAGTTCTACATCATGCAGCGCATATTTTTCAAACGGTGTGCCTTTTGAATAGGCATAGCTTACTTGTTGAAGTTTGATGTCCATAGATCATTCACCAGCTCTTCTTCTGTCATATGTTGTCCTACTAGTTGTACGCCTTGCATCTGCAAAAGCTTGGTCATTTTCATTGCAAAGGGTAAGTCTAAGCCAAAATCGACTAGTTTGTCTCCTAGTGCAAAAATTTCTGACGGTGTACCTTCTGAAAACTTCTTACCGTCATTCATGAAGAGAATGCGATCGGCTAAAATCGCCTCTTCTAAATCATGTGTAATCGATAACACCGTCAACCCGATTTTCTCACGCAGTGCTTGTACAATTTGCAGTACTTCGTCACGCCCTTGTGGATCCAGCATGGATGTCGCTTCATCTAAAATGAGTAGCTGAGGATGCATCGCTAGTGCACCAGCAATGGCCACACGCTGTTTTTGTCCACCTGATAAATGGTGCGGCTCATGGTTGAGGAATTTCTCCATCTTTACTTGTGCAAGGGACTCATGCACACGTTCAACCATTTCCTTATACGGCACGCCGTTATTTTCTAAAGAGAAAGCAACATCATCTTGCACTGTTGCTCCTACGAATTGGTTATCTGGATTTTGGAATACCATGCCGATTTGCGAACGAGTTTTCCAAAGGTTTTCTTCTGTAAGTACACTTTTTAATACGCGCACTTCCCCGTCTTCTGGGAATAATAAGCCGCTCATTAATTTGGCCATAGTCGATTTACCAGAACCATTATGTCCAACGATGGCAATCCATTCTCCTTTTTTTACGGAGAAGGAGACATTTTGCACGGCTTTACGTGCTTCCGGTTTATCCGGCGTATAGGAAAAAGTTACGTTGTTAAATGATAAGATTTCTGTCACGCTGCTCTGCTCCTCTCTTTCTCAGCTCTACTAATAAAATTACACTGTTTTACATATGGACGCTACCCTTTCCTAGGAAACATTGAAAGAGTACATATATAAAAATAAAGCACGTTTGCACACGCGCTTTATTTTTATATATGTATAGGAAAAATTTTGAAAATTTTATAAATAAAAAAGCGCGCACCTCATTCAGAGAAATGCGCTTGTCGTTACATTTACAAGAGATTCAGGTGCTCAAGCCCGAATATCTGTTGAATGAGGTGCGGAGAGCTAAACGAGACGCCACACAGATGTGCCCGCTCATCATAACGCTCAGCTTAATTATTGTCGTATAAATCGTATAAAAACTAAATCTGTCTTACAAAAGCAGATTTATATATAAAAGGGCACCCGGATTCAACCGGTGAACCGGGCACCCTTTTCACCAAACATTAAGATTAAACTAATTCAATCACAACGATAGGCGCGCCGTCTCCACGACGAGGACCTACTTTAAGGATACGAGTGTAACCACCTTGACGCTCTGTATAACGTGGTGCAACATCATCGAATAATTTTTGTAATGCGAATGAAGTAGCTTCGTTACCTTCTGCGTCAGTAGTAGTTACTAACTCACGACGGATGAATGCAGCCGCTTGACGACGAGCATGTAAATCTCCGCGTTTACCTAAAGTAATCATTTTTTCAACAGCTTTACGTACTTCTTTAGCGCGAGCTTCAGTAGTTTCAATGCGCTCGTTGATGATTAAATCAGTAGCTAAGTCACGTAATAACGCTTTACGTTGAGAACTTGTACGACCAAGTTTTCTGTAACCCATGGACGTTTCCCTCCTTTATTCATATCTGATCTAGCTTATTTTAAAGTTCGCTTAGTCTTCTTTACGTAATCCTAAACCAAGCTCTTCTAACTTCGCTTTAACTTCTTCTAAAGACTTACGACCTAAGTTGCGTACTTTCATCATGTCGTCTTCTGACTTGTTAGCTAACTCCAGTACCGTATTGATACCAGCGCGCTTTAAGCAGTTATAAGAACGAACAGAAAGATCAAGCTCTTCGATAGTCATCTCTAATACTTTTTCTTTTTGATCTTCTTCTTTTTCGACCATGATTTCAGCAGTTTGTGCTTCGTTCGTCATGCCTACAAAGATGTTTAAATGCTCGGTTAAAATTTTCGCTCCAAGCGAAATCGCCTCTTTCGGACCGATGCTGCCATCTGTCCATACATCAAGTGATAACTTATCGTAGTCAGAATTTTGTCCAACACGAGTGTTTTCAACTTGGAAATTGACGCGTGAAACTGGAGTGTAAATAGAGTCGATCGGGATCACGCCAATAGGAAGATCCTCACGTTTGTTTTGATCAGCAGGAGTATAACCACGGCCGCGTTGTGCGTACATACGCATACGTAAATGACCGTTTTTAGCGATTGTTGCAATATATAGATCTGGATTTAAAATTTCAACGTCACTGTCATGTGTTATGTCAGCAGCTGTAACCGTTCCGTCACCCTTCACATCAATCTCAATGACTTTTTCTTCGTCAGAGTAGATTTTTAAAGCTAGCTTTTTAACGTTTAAGATAATTGATGCAACATCTTCTACAACGCCTTCTACAGTAGAGAATTCGTGTAATACGCCGTCAATTTGAATTGACGTAATAGCAGCTCCTGGTAATGAAGACAGAAGGATACGACGTAAAGAATTACCCAAAGTATTTCCATATCCGCGCTCTAGCGGTTCTACAACAAACTTGCCATATTTGGCAGCTTCGCTGATCTCCACTGTTTCAATCTTTGGTTTTTCAATTTCGATCATTCAATTTACCCTCCTTCAAAACATCAAATGTATAGGTTCATACCATCATAGTTGTCGATCTTTGATTGACCGTTAAAATGCACAAGACTTTTGCACAAAAGAAATGATGTACTTAAGAGTTATACCCTTAAGCTGCACCCATTACACGCGACGACGTTTTGGTGGACGGCAACCGTTATGAGGAACTGGAGTAACGTCTTTAATAGCAGTTACTTCTAAACCAGCAGCTTGAAGTGCACGAATTGCAGCTTCACGACCAGAACCAGGACCTTTAACAGTTACTTCCAACGTTTTCAGACCATGCTCAATTGAAGTTTTTGCAGCAGTTTCAGCAGCCATTTGCGCAGCAAATGGAGTTGATTTACGTGATCCACGGAAACCTAACGCACCAGCTGAAGACCAAGATACTGCGTTACCTTGCATATCTGTAATCGTTACGATTGTATTGTTAAATGTAGAACGGATGTGTGCAATACCAGCTTCGATATTCTTTTTCACACGACGTTTACGAGTTTGTTGTTTACGAGCCATGTTAAGAAGGAACCTCCTTTACTTAATTATTTTTTCTTGTTCGCTACAGTTTTACGAGGACCTTTACGCGTACGCGCATTGTTCTTCGTATTTTGACCACGAACAGGTAAACCACGACGGTGACGGATACCACGGTTACAACCGATGTCCATCAGACGTTTAATGTTTAGTGAAATTTCGCGACGTAAGTCACCTTCCACTTTTAGCGAGTCTAGTTGCTCACGGATTAGGTTTAATTGATCTTCAGTTAAGTCGCGTACGCGAGTATCTTCAGCGATACCTGCAGCAGCTAATACCTTTTCAGAAGTCGTTTTACCAATACCGTAAATGTAAGTTAAAGAAATTACCACGCGTTTGTCGCGAGGAATGTCAACACCAGCAATACGTGCCATGTACGTTGTGCACCTCCTTATTAATTACCCTTGTTTTTGTTTGTGTTTAGGATTTTCACAGATTACCATTACTTTACCGCGTCGGCGAATTACTTTACATTTTTCGCAGATCGGTTTCACAGATGGTCTCACTTTCATCTAACCTAACCTCCTTAGTAGTCCGGAGTGCAAAAGATTATTTAAAACGGTATGTGATACGACCGCGAGTTAAATCATAAGGAGATAACTCAATAGTAACCTTATCTCCAGGTAGAATGCGGATAAAGTGCATACGAATCTTTCCAGATACGTGTGCAAGCACAGTGTGCCCATTTTCTAATTCTACCTTAAACATCGCGTTTGGCAAAGTCTCAACAACTGTCCCTTCGACTTCAATTACATCGTCTTTCGCCATCAACTCTCGTCTCCCTTCTATATGCAAATTCAGAACTCGAAAAATCGAGGTCATGCAACTGTTTTCTCCTATTAAGAAGCAACTCGTCTCAACATATGTTTGGATTGTATGAGAGATGTTCGATAAGACGCTCGTCTGGTTTCGCTTCACACAATCCATGGAATGAACAGTATCCGGTAAAGGAACTGTATCCCTTATGTTAACACGATAGCCGGAATGTCTTGGATGAGAGATTCATACCCGTTACACAGATGCTTCCACGAAACCCATTATACATTGTTTAAGATGTCATCACACAATGAAGTGCTCAACCTTAATGTTCAGTATATACCGGGCACAATATGCTTTTGCAACTCTCAAAAAATTATGTTTCGTTGTTGCCTCCGCACGCCTCCCGCGGAAACTCTCTAGCGCCCGGGCGGGTATCAGCTACGGCTGCTCTTTAATAGAGCATCTAGATCAGCAAAAACTTTTGAAATGTCCTGCTGTCCATCAATATTTGTAAGAACACCTTTTGCTTGATAGAAATCAAGTAACGGTTGTGCTTGGTTCATATTTACTTCCAGACGGTTTGCAACTGTATCAGGATTGTCATCCGCACGAGTGTATAACTCTCCGCCTTCTTTATCACATTTCCCTTCCTCAGCAGGAGGATTGAAAATTAAGTGGTAAGAAGTGCCGCAAGTTTTACAAATACGACGGCCGCTTAAACGTGCTACTAATTCATCTTTTTCAACTTGAATATTGATCGTATGTTCAATACCACGGTTAAGATCTTCAAGAATGCTATCTAGAGCCTCTGCTTGAGGAACTGTGCGTGGGAATCCGTCTAATAAGAATCCTTTTTCGCAGTCTGCTTGAGCCAGTCGCTCACGAACGATACCAATTGTTACTTCATCAGGAACTAAAGCTCCTTGATCCATAAACGATTTAGCCTGTAAGCCTAATTCTGTGCCATCTTTAATAGCAGCACGGAACATGTCGCCTGTAGAAATATGAGGGATTGCGTACTTCTCAACAATTTTGTCAGCCTGTGTACCTTTACCGGCACCAGGTAAACCCATTAAAACGATATTCATACGTAATTGCTCCCCCTTAAAACTTAGCTGGCTCAGGAAACATAACGTTTCCTAAAACCAACATTATTTCATAAAGCCTTTATAGTGGCGTTTCACTAATTGCGACTCTAATTGTTTCATTGTTTCAAGCGCAACACCGACTACGATAATTAAACTTGTTCCCCCAATTTGAGCCGAAGCCGGAAGGTTCATAAAGTTAATAAAGATAATTGGCATTACTGCAATGACACAAAGGAAAATCGCACCAACGAAAGTTAAGCGATAAAGAACTTTAGTAAGATAAGCTTGAGTGTCATTACCTGGGCGAATACCCGGGATATATGCACCTTGCTTTTTCAAGTTGTCGGCTACATTTTCCGGATTCACTTGAATGAATGCATAGAAATATGTGAATGCCACGATCAACGATACGTAAATTAACATCCCAACCGGTTTTGAATAATCAAACGTATTTGTGATGAATTCTGTTACGTTATTTTGACCGAAGAACGTTGCTAAAGTTTGCGGTGTAACAATAAACGCCACTGAGAAGATTACCGGAATAACCCCTGCAGCATTTACTTTTAACGGTAAATGCGTTTGTTGCGCACCAACTTGAGGCGAACGCCCCGCAACTCGTTTTGCATATTGAATCGGAATTTTACGCAACGCTTGTTGAACGTAAATTACCCCAACTACAACAGCAAGTAGCACTAAAACGAGTAATGCTAAGATTACAATCTTAATAAAAAGTTGTTCCCCCGCACCTTCAATTTGTTGTGCATAAATTTGGTTTACTGCATTTGGAATCGCCGCAACGATACCACCGAAGATAATAATAGAAATACCATTACCAACTCCGTTTGCAGTAATTTGTTCAGATAACCACAATAGGAATGCAGTACCAGCAGTAAGAACGATTGAAATCGTTATATACGATCCAATACTAGTGTCTGTAATCAATGATCCGCCGTAGAACTGGTTAAACCCAAATGACATTGCGAAAGATTGTATAAAGGCTAGTACGATCGTAAAGTAACGAGTGAACTGAGTCAACTTACGTCGTCCCACATCACCTTGTTTCGCCCATTCAGCAAACTTCGGTACAACGTCCATTTGTAGTAACTGGACAATAATTGAGGCTGTGATATACGGCATAATTCCCATCGCAAAGATCGAGAAGTTTGCAAGTGCACCACCACCAAACGTATTAAGGAAACCTACTAAGTTAAACTCATCAGTTGCCTTTAATACATTAGAGTCAACGTTTGGTACCGGGATGAATGTCCCGATACGAAAAACGATTAACATTAAAAGTGTAAAGATGATTTTATTTCTTATATCTCGAACGCGCATAAAGTTAGAGATCGTCTGAAACATTAAATCACCTCTGTTGTTCCGCCAGCGTTTTCGATAGCTTCTTTAGCAGAAGCAGAGAACTTGTGAGCTTTAACAGTAAGCTTAGTAGAAAGCGTACCGTGACCAAGAATTTTAATTCCTGCTTTTTCATTGCTCACAACACCAATTTCTAGTAATAATGCAGGTGTTACCTCTGCACCATCTTCGAAACGGTTTAACGCATCAAGGTTAACGATCGCGTATTCTTTACGGTTAATGTTCGTAAAGCCACGTTTAGGTAAACGACGGAATAAAGGGTTTTGACCACCCTCGAATCCAGGACGAACGCCGCCGCCAGAACGAGAGTTTTGACCTTTATGACCTCTACCTGCAGTTTTACCGTTACCAGAACCGATACCACGACCTACACGGTTACGTTGTTTACGAGAACCTTCTGCGGGTTTTAACTCATGAAGTTTCATATGGGAGCACCTCCTTGTTCAATGATGTGAAATTAAATTTCTTTAACTGTAACTAAGTGAGCTACTATTGTTAACATACCGCGAATAGCTGCGTTGTCAGCCTGTTCAACAGTTTGGTTAAGTTTACGTAAGCCTAAAGCTTCAACAGTTTTACGTTGTCCCGGTTTAGAACCGATAACAGATTTAGTAAGGGTGATTTGTAATTTAGCCATTATAATTCCCCCCTTATCCTAATATTTCTTCCACTGATTTACCGCGAAGTTTTGCAACGTCCTCTACGCGTTTTAATTCAGTTAAACCTGCTACAGTTGCGCGCACCATGTTAATTGGTGTGCTTGAACCTAGAGATTTTGAAAGAATATCAGTAATACCAGCAAGTTCAAGTACTGCACGTACTGGACCACCAGCGATAACTCCTGTACCAGGAGCTGCAGGTTTAATTAAAATTGAACCTGCACCGAAGCGACCTTGCACTAAGTGTGGAGTAGTTCCACCCACGCGTGGTACTTCGATTAAGTTTTTCTTCGCGTCTTCAACGGCTTTACGGATTGCATCTGGAACCTCTTGGGCTTTACCAGTACCAAAACCTACATGACCATTTTTATCTCCAACAACAACTAGTGCTGTGAAGCGGAAGCGACGACCACCTTTAACAACTTTAGCAACACGGTTAATAGTAACTACGCGTTCTTCAAGTTCTAATTTGTTTGCGTCAATGCGACTCATGAAGTATGTCCCTCCTTCTTATTAAAATTCTAAGCCGTTTTCACGGGCAGCTTCAGCTAGAGCTTTCACACGTCCATGATATAAGTAACCACCACGGTCAAATATAACAGCAGTAATATTTTTTTCAACAGCGCGTTTAGCGATGATTTCGCCGACTTTAGCAGCAGACTCTACGTTTGCTCCAACACCTTCAAAAGATTTTTCTTGAGTGTTAGCAGAAACTAAAGTTACGCCAGCTACGTCGTCGATTAATTGTGCATAAATGTTCTTGTTAGAACGGAATACGTTTAAACGTGGACGTTGAGCAGTACCCGAAATCTTAGAACGAACACGCCCATGACGTTTTTTACGAACTTGATTTTTGTCTTGTTTCGTAATCACAGAGGTCACTCCTTTCTAAATTAATGCTTAAGCAGCATTATTTACCTGTTTTACCTTCTTTACGACGAACGATTTCGCCTTCGTAACGAATCCCTTTACCTTTGTAAGGCTCTGGTGGACGTACGTCACGGATGTTAGATGCTAATGCACCAACGCGTTCTTTAGAAATACCTTTAACGATGATTTTAGTGTTCGAAGGAACTTCGACTTCTAAACCTTCTTCAGGTGTGAACTCTACTGGATGAGAGTAACCAACGTTCAGCACAAGTTTTGAACCTTGTAATTGAGCACGGTAACCTACACCGATAAGTTCTAGAGAACGAGTGAAACCTTCAGAAACACCAGTTACCATGTTAGCTAGTAACGCACGAGTTGTACCGTGGTTAGTACGATGTTCTTTCGATTCAGATGGACGTGATACAGTTAAGATCGCGCCTTCTACTACGATTGTCATATCTTTATGGAATTGACGAGTTAATTCGCCTTTAGGACCTTTAACAGTAACTACGTTATCAGCAGCGATTTCGATTGTTACGTTAGCAGGTACCTCGATAAGTTTTTTACCTACGCGAGACATATTGTTGCACCTCCATTCATTTATTGCTAATTACCAAACGTATGCTAAGATTTCTCCGCCAACTTGTTTAGCGCGAGCTTCTTTATCAGTTAATAAACCTTGTGAAGTAGATACTAAAGCGATACCAAGACCGTTTAATACTTTTGGTACTTCATTTGTTTTAGCATATACACGTAGACCTGGTTTAGAGATACGTTTAAGACCAGTAATTACACGCTCGTTCTCTTTTCCATATTTTAAGAAAATACGGATGATACCTTGCTTATTGTCTTCTACGTACTCCACGTCACGTACGAAACCTTCACGCTTTAAAATTTCAGCGATCTCTTTCTTAACGTTAGAAGCAGGAACCTCTAACTTCTCGTGACGAACCATGTTCGCATTACGAATGCGAGTCAGCATGTCTGCAATCGGATCAGTCATTGTCATGAAAATTTACCTCCTTCCCAAATTAGGGGATTACCAGCTGGCTTTTTTAACGCCAGGAATTTGTCCCTTATATGCAAGTTCACGGAAACAAATACGGCAAAGTTTAAATTTGCGATATACAGAGTGTGGACGGCCACAGCGTTCACAACGTGTATATTCTTGTACTTTAAATTTTTGCGTGCGTTGTTGTTTAACGATCATTGATTTTTTAGCCACGTTTTCGCCCTCCTTGTTTTATTACTTTTGGAACGGCATACCGAACTGTGTTAATAACTCGCGAGCTTCTTCGTCAGAATTCGCAGTAGTTACGATCACGATGTCCATACCGCGTACTTTTGAAACTTTATCGTAATCGATTTCTGGGAAAATTAACTGTTCTTTAACACCTAGAGTGTAGTTACCGCGACCGTCAAATGCTTTTTTAGAAACACCACGGAAGTCACGTACACGTGGAAGTGCGATAGAAATTAATTTGTCCAGGAATTCATACATACGCTCACCGCGTAATGTAACTTTAGCACCGATTGCTTGACCTTCACGAAGACGGAAACCAGCGATAGATTTTTTAGCTTTAGTTACTACTGGTTTTTGACCAGTGATAGTAGTTAATTCTTCAACAGCTACATCAAGTGCTTTAGAGTTTTGAACAGCATCACCAACACCCATGTTGATAACGATTTTGTCCACTTTAGGCAATTGCATAACTGACGTATATTCAAACTTGCTCATAAGAGCAGGTGAAACTTCATTTAAATATTTTTCTTTTAGGCGGCTCATGTTTGTACCTCCCTTCTCATTTTACTTATTAGTCGATTACTACACCTGATTTTTTTGCAACACGAACTTTTTTGCCGTCTTCGATCTTGAAGCCTACGCGAGTCGGCTCGCCAGATTTCGGATCAATTAGCATTACGTTCGAAACGTGGATTGCAGCTTCTTGAGATACAATCCCACCTTGTGGGTTAAGTTGGTTAGGTTTAACGTGTTTCTTAACGATGTTTACACCTTCAACAAGAACGCGGTCTTGTTTAGGGAAAGCAGCTAAGATTACGCCTTCTTTACCTTTATCTTTACCAGTAATAACTTTTACTTTGTCGCCCTTTTTAACATGCATTATGTGTCGCACCTCCTTGATTGGTACTGTCATGAAATTAAAGAACTTCTGGAGCTAGGGAAACGATTTTCATGAAGTTGCCATCGCGTAATTCGCGTGCAACTGGTCCGAAAATACGAGTTCCGCGTGGTGATTTATCATCTTTGATAATTACGCAAGCATTCTCGTCAAATTTGATGTAAGTGCCGTCTTTACGACGAGCACCTGATTTAGTGCGAACGATAACAGCCTTAACAACGTCACCTTTCTTGACAACGCCACCTGGTGTTGCTTTCTTAACTGTACAAACGACGATATCGCCGATGTTAGCAGTCTTACGTCCAGAACCACCAAGCACTTTAATTGTTAATACTTCACGTGCACCTGAGTTGTCAGCAACTTTCATACGACTTTCTTGTTGGATCACTTAGGTTACCTCCCTTCGGAAATTGGTATGTTCCGAATTAGTTATTAAATAATAACCGCTTTTTCTACAACTTCCACTAGGCGGAAACGTTTCGTAGCTGATAGCGGGCGAGTTTCCATGATACGTACGATATCACCGATTTTCGCTTCGTTTAACTCATCATGAGCTTTAAACTTTTTAGAGTACTTTACACGTTTACCATAAAGCTTGTGCTTTTTGTGTGTTTCGATTAAAACAGAAATTGTTTTGTCCATTTTATCTGAAACTACGCGGCCCGTGTAAACTTTGCGTTGATTACGCTCAGTCATACTTGAAAACCTCCTTTATCAGTTATTTGCACTGATTTCTCTTTCACGAATCACAGTTTTCATACGTGCGATCGCTTTGCGAACTTCACGGATGCGAGCTGTGTTCTCTAATTGACCAGTCGCCAATTGGAAGCGAAGGTTGAAAAGCTCTTC
Proteins encoded in this window:
- the rplE gene encoding 50S ribosomal protein L5, which gives rise to MSRLKEKYLNEVSPALMSKFEYTSVMQLPKVDKIVINMGVGDAVQNSKALDVAVEELTTITGQKPVVTKAKKSIAGFRLREGQAIGAKVTLRGERMYEFLDKLISIALPRVRDFRGVSKKAFDGRGNYTLGVKEQLIFPEIDYDKVSKVRGMDIVIVTTANSDEEARELLTQFGMPFQK
- the rpmC gene encoding 50S ribosomal protein L29; this translates as MKANEIRDLATSEIELKVKSLKEELFNLRFQLATGQLENTARIREVRKAIARMKTVIREREISANN
- the rplN gene encoding 50S ribosomal protein L14, whose protein sequence is MIQQESRMKVADNSGAREVLTIKVLGGSGRKTANIGDIVVCTVKKATPGGVVKKGDVVKAVIVRTKSGARRKDGTYIKFDENACVIIKDDKSPRGTRIFGPVARELRDGNFMKIVSLAPEVL
- the rplX gene encoding 50S ribosomal protein L24; translation: MHVKKGDKVKVITGKDKGKEGVILAAFPKQDRVLVEGVNIVKKHVKPNQLNPQGGIVSQEAAIHVSNVMLIDPKSGEPTRVGFKIEDGKKVRVAKKSGVVID
- the rpsQ gene encoding 30S ribosomal protein S17, which codes for MTERNQRKVYTGRVVSDKMDKTISVLIETHKKHKLYGKRVKYSKKFKAHDELNEAKIGDIVRIMETRPLSATKRFRLVEVVEKAVII